The Legionella sp. PATHC032 genome has a window encoding:
- a CDS encoding cation-transporting P-type ATPase, translated as MKILKTTEKKSRKPTPKGNRALPFQLVQNTEPDRTYYLRSTVEGIGNFLSTRIRELYNTLAMTFSLDSMDWSSFKKYIWPTISSGAALLLGDYLTRSMSEYQTGSPEYDFIFKFLFGTAILGYCALNRITDRKFTSQIELSAAVASEVMAITYMYSSVFKGTTYLLNDSISDEYSLIAGLGTSALLVPSGISYLTQKIQEILVRIQYNRGAQRSDTAVISSGLTPISNLYFQINHFIASELMISSRAFQLGLISHNIRYADRIMQKFRNLPALLADLAPSTIKKMRIQQQKLEHDYEYNHKLHQVLRFTADGPMFISIPRYRLRTGDLVYCDSSIDLACVPLSGELVALKRNLKGEFTQALEQKKFSVNLKAQNGEDVWIEHETKPDFTSHYNKVDLHAVRDGKQAGVLVGDKLNLYGNDNIFIQIKPEKELLLSSNYEKKAVINEIIAERKQRSVLYSILGSIIMAAFLQRDITAMPAETLRLMFTLFQTMIPFSEAFLRETVNSRLMKKLNSNLREQPFGTIDALRVVDLCNALGGYYRDRFPHGVVIISDKTGTLTTTRMDVLGLWTTDMLPQVQKTLKEKEGLLLPEETQWLQSFEVFCNAFTNNKKELEPEEHAILELFKSLLNNQQCLEVAIHGNNHFKKVITIRETRKEIETFHLGLYRTFGGRLTLVQDGSNYYLVFCGVPKQEAFKETPLLKAYTTMQSRTGVLSRDWCLARGKLSEHEFADLKELFDKDDKKEIEHFILEKRTLLESLGYYGTFIIDNPVKKGAEKFIAQCREISVPVFVATGDTTKAAENIAKVLCPANAGKILTLRADQVDEKGMELLNEEHYPSDSTVIFSGINEAILTRFQKLMEREGTKRPVIIFAEMSTEGKGILARYLKDHHYFVVANGDGTNDVMMMKNSNVVIAHHSDDGTFAPGVDGLSNISEEQLRRLFGSQKTFYELFDINLPKSLFVQKFAPLANSQEKPTMALALKSGKMTFDLAKTVGADVTEMNQQHWYSVVFDLLWLWIAFYEINESSDLPMDNRNINASRLISNTMGIALIIAVFQSLANYALFNESTNLSSMLIMLTFLPFILKSVFSGFRMVQDSLYPKVEIAEVEDEVETSSNRSILSYFGTFFSRKPAKQLEGLNCAPALK; from the coding sequence TATTATCTGAGAAGTACTGTAGAAGGAATAGGGAATTTTCTTTCTACCCGCATCAGGGAACTTTATAACACCTTAGCAATGACTTTTTCTTTAGACTCTATGGATTGGAGCAGTTTTAAAAAATATATTTGGCCAACTATATCTTCTGGGGCAGCATTGCTTCTTGGTGATTATCTAACCCGATCCATGAGCGAATATCAAACGGGAAGTCCGGAATATGATTTTATTTTTAAATTTCTTTTTGGTACAGCGATATTAGGTTATTGTGCTTTAAACCGGATAACAGACAGGAAATTTACTTCCCAGATTGAATTGTCTGCTGCTGTGGCTAGTGAGGTAATGGCAATAACTTACATGTACAGTTCCGTTTTTAAAGGGACTACCTATTTATTGAATGATAGTATTTCTGATGAATATTCATTAATTGCCGGGCTGGGAACCAGTGCCTTGCTTGTTCCCAGCGGGATTTCTTATCTAACACAAAAAATACAAGAGATTTTGGTGCGAATCCAATACAATCGAGGAGCACAGCGTTCAGATACAGCAGTGATTTCAAGCGGGCTTACACCGATATCCAATCTGTATTTTCAAATCAACCACTTTATCGCCAGTGAGCTTATGATAAGTTCGCGGGCATTTCAATTGGGTCTCATTTCTCACAATATTCGTTATGCGGATAGAATAATGCAGAAATTTCGTAACTTACCTGCATTGTTAGCAGATTTGGCGCCATCAACTATAAAAAAAATGCGCATCCAGCAACAAAAACTTGAGCATGATTACGAATACAATCATAAGTTACATCAGGTTTTACGATTTACCGCAGACGGTCCAATGTTTATAAGTATCCCAAGGTATCGATTACGCACAGGGGATTTGGTTTATTGTGATAGCAGTATCGATTTGGCTTGTGTACCGCTCTCTGGAGAGTTGGTTGCCCTAAAGCGAAATTTAAAAGGGGAGTTTACGCAAGCGCTCGAACAAAAAAAATTCAGCGTTAATCTTAAAGCACAAAATGGAGAAGATGTTTGGATAGAGCATGAAACCAAGCCGGATTTTACTTCACATTATAACAAAGTGGATTTGCATGCAGTCAGAGATGGCAAACAGGCGGGAGTATTGGTAGGTGATAAGTTAAACTTGTATGGTAATGACAATATTTTTATTCAAATTAAACCTGAAAAAGAACTTTTATTAAGCAGTAACTATGAGAAAAAAGCGGTCATTAATGAAATTATTGCCGAACGAAAACAAAGAAGTGTTTTATATTCTATTTTAGGCTCTATCATTATGGCTGCCTTTTTACAAAGGGATATTACTGCAATGCCTGCAGAGACATTAAGGCTTATGTTCACACTCTTTCAGACTATGATTCCCTTTTCTGAAGCTTTTTTACGGGAAACTGTGAATAGCCGTTTGATGAAAAAATTGAATAGTAACCTGAGGGAACAACCTTTTGGGACCATAGACGCCCTTCGTGTGGTTGATTTATGTAATGCTCTTGGTGGTTATTATCGTGATAGATTTCCCCATGGTGTTGTCATAATTTCAGATAAAACCGGAACTCTTACAACGACAAGAATGGATGTATTGGGGTTGTGGACTACTGATATGCTTCCTCAGGTACAGAAGACATTAAAGGAAAAAGAAGGCTTGCTCCTGCCAGAAGAAACACAATGGCTGCAATCGTTTGAAGTGTTTTGTAATGCTTTTACAAACAATAAAAAGGAATTGGAACCTGAAGAGCATGCCATTTTGGAATTATTCAAATCCTTATTAAATAATCAGCAATGTTTGGAAGTTGCTATTCATGGCAATAATCATTTTAAAAAAGTGATTACCATTAGAGAAACCCGGAAAGAAATTGAGACTTTTCATCTGGGGTTATACCGTACTTTTGGTGGACGCTTGACTCTGGTTCAGGATGGTTCAAATTATTATCTGGTCTTTTGTGGGGTTCCTAAACAAGAAGCATTTAAAGAAACTCCTTTATTAAAAGCCTATACCACTATGCAAAGTCGCACAGGTGTATTATCTCGTGATTGGTGTTTGGCTCGAGGTAAGCTCAGTGAACATGAGTTTGCTGATCTAAAAGAATTATTTGACAAGGATGATAAAAAAGAGATTGAGCATTTTATTTTGGAAAAGAGAACCTTACTCGAAAGTTTGGGGTATTACGGTACTTTTATTATTGATAATCCTGTAAAAAAAGGGGCAGAAAAATTTATTGCCCAATGTCGGGAAATATCCGTTCCAGTTTTTGTAGCAACAGGAGATACGACTAAAGCAGCAGAAAATATTGCGAAAGTATTGTGCCCGGCTAATGCAGGAAAAATTCTTACTCTGCGTGCTGATCAGGTTGATGAAAAAGGTATGGAACTTTTAAATGAAGAACATTATCCATCTGATTCCACGGTCATATTTTCAGGTATTAATGAAGCGATATTGACTAGATTCCAAAAACTGATGGAGAGAGAGGGAACAAAACGTCCTGTCATTATTTTTGCTGAAATGAGCACTGAGGGAAAAGGTATTTTAGCTCGTTATCTTAAGGATCATCATTATTTTGTTGTTGCCAATGGAGATGGTACCAATGATGTCATGATGATGAAAAACTCGAATGTGGTGATAGCTCATCATTCAGATGATGGAACTTTTGCTCCAGGTGTGGATGGTTTATCCAATATTAGTGAGGAGCAGCTAAGGCGCTTGTTTGGTTCCCAGAAAACTTTTTATGAACTGTTTGACATTAATCTACCCAAAAGTCTGTTTGTTCAAAAATTTGCTCCTCTAGCCAACTCGCAGGAAAAGCCAACCATGGCTCTGGCGCTCAAAAGTGGAAAAATGACGTTTGATTTGGCTAAAACAGTTGGAGCAGATGTCACAGAAATGAATCAGCAGCATTGGTATAGTGTCGTTTTTGACTTATTGTGGTTGTGGATTGCTTTTTATGAGATAAATGAAAGTTCTGATTTGCCAATGGATAATCGGAACATTAATGCTTCAAGACTGATTTCCAATACCATGGGGATTGCTTTGATCATTGCTGTTTTTCAATCCCTGGCCAATTATGCTCTGTTTAACGAATCTACGAACTTAAGCAGCATGCTGATTATGTTAACTTTTTTGCCTTTCATTCTTAAAAGTGTTTTTTCAGGTTTTAGAATGGTTCAGGACAGTTTGTACCCAAAGGTGGAAATAGCAGAAGTTGAAGACGAGGTTGAGACAAGTTCTAATAGATCCATTTTGAGTTATTTTGGAACTTTTTTTTCACGCAAGCCTGCAAAGCAATTGGAGGGTTTAAACTGTGCTCCCGCATTAAAATAG